Proteins from a genomic interval of Kribbella aluminosa:
- a CDS encoding response regulator transcription factor gives MTIRVVIAEDQELVRAGLKGIVGTAPDLTVVGEAGDGAAAIEVAASTGPDVVLMDIRMPGVDGLEATRVITRSSPARVLILTTFDLDDYVYAALRGGASGFLLKDTPPADLLAAIRVVAAGDALLGPSITRRLIDKFVEPAAPSGGQRLPPVTGREREVLLLIADGLSNAEIAASLHIEVGTVKTHVAHLLTKLDARDRVQLVILAFRAGLARTG, from the coding sequence GTGACCATTCGCGTCGTGATCGCGGAGGACCAGGAGCTGGTCCGCGCCGGCCTGAAAGGCATCGTCGGCACCGCCCCGGACCTCACGGTGGTCGGTGAGGCCGGCGACGGTGCGGCGGCGATCGAGGTCGCCGCCTCGACCGGTCCGGACGTGGTGCTGATGGACATCCGGATGCCCGGCGTCGACGGGCTCGAGGCGACGCGGGTCATCACCCGGTCCTCGCCGGCGCGCGTCCTGATCCTGACCACCTTCGACCTGGACGACTACGTGTACGCCGCCCTGCGCGGTGGCGCGAGCGGCTTCCTGCTGAAGGACACGCCGCCCGCCGACCTGCTGGCGGCGATCCGGGTGGTCGCGGCCGGCGACGCGCTGCTCGGGCCGTCGATCACGCGCCGCCTGATCGACAAGTTCGTGGAGCCGGCCGCGCCGTCCGGCGGACAGCGACTTCCGCCGGTCACCGGCCGCGAGCGCGAGGTACTGCTACTGATCGCGGACGGACTGTCCAACGCCGAGATCGCCGCGTCGCTCCACATCGAGGTCGGCACCGTCAAGACGCACGTCGCCCACCTGCTCACCAAGCTGGATGCCCGCGACCGTGTCCAGCTCGTCATCCTCGCGTTCCGCGCCGGCCTGGCCCGCACCGGGTAA
- a CDS encoding sensor histidine kinase, with amino-acid sequence MAFQLTRMRPLQLAVLEWIPAGLYGVLAWALAHRGPMAPALVGSAAAAVALALVSLRPAWSLGCGLVPLALSPFEPSLGFVAVPLVCLAVFRLSDRRRSLVAVVVAEAGVVATALPDFRRSGGIVPFGAMVLGAWIVGRMAARYRRQSEELARQQERMRIARELHDIVAHSMGVITVQAGYGSLVIDEQPAAARAALATIEQTGRQTLAELRGLVGVLRSDEQLELAPTPGLAQLDELVTQTAKAGVRVNLTVTGSSAGIPAGIGLSAYRIVQEALTNVVKHASTPSADATVDCGADALSIEVVDHGAGCPDRPRPGHGLTGLGERVALYGGSLHAEPLPDKGFRVLARIPLGVEAS; translated from the coding sequence ATGGCCTTCCAACTGACCCGGATGCGTCCGCTGCAGCTCGCCGTCCTGGAGTGGATCCCTGCTGGTCTGTACGGCGTCCTCGCCTGGGCGCTGGCGCACAGAGGTCCGATGGCCCCGGCTCTGGTGGGGAGCGCTGCGGCGGCAGTGGCGTTGGCCCTGGTAAGTCTGCGGCCGGCGTGGTCGTTGGGGTGTGGTCTGGTGCCGCTGGCGTTGTCGCCGTTCGAGCCGTCCCTCGGCTTCGTCGCCGTGCCGTTGGTCTGTCTGGCCGTGTTCCGGCTCTCGGACCGTCGGCGATCGCTCGTCGCGGTGGTCGTCGCCGAGGCCGGTGTCGTAGCGACCGCCTTGCCGGACTTCCGCCGGTCCGGTGGGATCGTGCCGTTCGGTGCGATGGTGCTGGGCGCCTGGATCGTCGGGCGGATGGCCGCGCGGTACCGCCGTCAGTCGGAGGAACTTGCCCGGCAGCAGGAACGGATGCGGATCGCTCGCGAACTCCACGACATCGTTGCCCACAGCATGGGTGTGATCACGGTCCAAGCGGGCTACGGCAGCCTGGTGATCGACGAACAGCCGGCCGCGGCCCGGGCCGCGCTGGCGACCATCGAGCAGACCGGTCGGCAGACACTGGCCGAACTGCGCGGTCTGGTCGGCGTCCTCCGGTCCGACGAGCAGCTCGAGCTCGCGCCGACGCCCGGCCTCGCGCAGCTGGACGAACTCGTGACCCAGACCGCGAAGGCAGGCGTCCGGGTCAACCTGACCGTCACCGGCAGCTCGGCCGGGATCCCGGCCGGGATCGGGCTTTCGGCGTACCGGATCGTCCAGGAGGCCCTGACGAACGTCGTGAAGCACGCGTCGACGCCGTCGGCCGACGCAACCGTCGACTGCGGCGCCGACGCGTTGTCGATCGAGGTCGTCGACCACGGCGCCGGCTGCCCGGACCGTCCGCGGCCGGGCCACGGCCTCACCGGGCTGGGGGAGCGAGTCGCGCTGTACGGCGGCAGCCTGCACGCGGAACCCCTTCCGGACAAGGGCTTCCGCGTCCTTGCCCGGATCCCGCTCGGGGTGGAGGCGTCGTGA